From Alloacidobacterium dinghuense:
GTGGTGATTCCTTTGAATGAGGTTGGAGTTGGACCGTTTGTCCTGCGAAGCAGGACGGCGGTGAAGAGCGGGGCCTTCAGCCCCGGGCTTTTCCTGCCTTCTCCTTTGTCAAGGGATGATCAGCAAAATAATTTTCAAATCAAAGAAAATAAAGCACATAAAAGACAAGCAATTTGGCGTGTTATTTTGCCAGAACTGCTATTCTGGATATAGAGGAGAAAAAGCCCGCCGATGGCGGGCTTTTCTATTGCCGGGAAGGTCGATCCCCAGCTAAGTTGTTGAAAACACTAGAAAGCACCTAAGCCTAATAGAATCAAAAGGATATCAGGGGATGATCCCCCTCTAAGTCATTGAAAAATATAGGAGCGAAAAGAAAGAGGGCGGGGGGAGGGGGTAGGTAGAATCAGGAGCGTGACCCGGAAAGACTTCACCCTCCCGCAGCGGATCGCGCTGGCCATCGTCCCGCGCCTCACCGCCGCGATTCTGGCTGCCATCGGCATCACTCTGCGCTTCGAGGTCATCGCCGAAGAAGGAGCCATCCCGGCCACGCCGCCAGCGAAGGGAATTTTCTGCTTCTGGCACCAGTGTACGTTGCCCTGCGGATGGTACTTCCGCAAGTTCCGCTGCTCCATCCTCATCAGCCGCAGTTTCGACGGCGAGTTGATCACCCGAACTCTCTCGATCCTGGGTTTTGACGCCGTCCGCGGCTCCAGTTCCCGCGGAGGAGCAGCCGGACTGCTGGCCCTCCAGCAAGTCCTCGAATCCGGCCTGCCGGTAGTCTTCACCGCCGACGGCCCGAGAGGCCCCATCTACCAGACCAAGATGGGTCCCGTAAAGCTGGCGCAGATGACGCAGGAGCAGATCAGCAGCTTCCACCTCCTGCCCGAGCGAGCCTGGAAGCTGAATTCCTGGGACCGCTTCCTCATCCCAAAGCCGTTCTCAAGGGTCATCGTAAGCTGGTCGCGCAGCGTTGCGCCTCCCGCCTTCGATGCAGACGCGACAACGCTGGAAGCCAAGCGCGAAGAACTGAACCAAGCCATCGAACGAGCACGACTGAACGCCGAGCGCCGCCTCTCCTCCGAGATATCATCCTGAGCGGAGCGCGAAGCGCGTAGTCGAAGGGCCCGCGCGAGCAAAGCTCGTGCGAAGCCTTGCGCAAGCAAGGCCCGGTAAAAGCACCAGCCTTCAGGCCGGTGAATAAGTGGACGAAGAGAAAAGGGCTTTAGCCCAGGGCTTTTCTCTCAAAAGAGCTAAAACGTAGCGCAGATAAAATCAACTGAGTGCAAGTCTCCGACTTCAACTTCCACCTTCCCGAAGAATCCATAGCCCAGAAACCCCTCGGGGACCGAGCAGCATCACGCATGCTAACGCTCGACCGCAAGACAGGAGCTTACGAAGACCACCACTTCCGCGAATTCCCGGAGATGCTCCGAGAAGGCGACGTGCTGGTCCTGAACAACAGCCGGGTCATTCCCGCGCGCCTCTTCGCACACCGCGCTGGACTGCACACGCAAGAGGGCCACAAAACCACCGGACGCATCCAGGTCCTGCTCACCGAGCAGATCAGCGAATGGGAATGGAGAGTTCTCGCGCGCCCTGGACGCAAAGTCCTGACCGGAGAGAAGCTGACCTTCGGCGATCACGCCCTCTGCGCTGAAGTCATCGCCCACGGCGAATTCGGCGAACGAACGATCCGCTTCGAGCCGGTCGTTGACTTCTATGGAGTCGTGGAGAATCTGGGCCACATCCCCCTGCCGCCCTACATCCACCGCCAGGACGAAACCGCAGACCGCGACCGCTACCAGACCGTCTACGCCGAGTCGCGGGGATCAGTCGCCGCACCGACCGCAGGACTGCACTTTACGTCCGAAATTCTGCAAAAAATCGCAGAAAAAGGCGTCCAAATCGCATACGTAACACTGCACGTAGGACTAGGAACCTTCCAGCCAGTCCGCGTCGACAAGGTCGAAGACATTCATCTGCACACCGAGCGCTACACACTTCCGGAAACCACCGCCGAAGCCATCAACGCAGCGAAACGCGAACGCCGCCGAGTCGTTGCGGCAGGAACAACCACAGTCCGCACGCTTGAACACTGCGCGAGCATCGCCCGGGACGGCAGACTCGAACCACACTCTGGAGCTACGAACATCTTCATCTCGCCCGGATACGAATTCCGCATCGTCGAAGCACTCCTGACCAACTTCCATCTTCCGCAATCGACACTGCTTATGCTGGTGAGCGCCTTTGGCGGACGCGAGCACGTTCTCGCCGCCTACAAACACGCCGTCGAAACAGGCTATCGCTTCTTCTCCTACGGCGACTGCATGTTCCTGTCGTCAGCGCCGCAGCAGTGAAAAGAATTAGACTCGAATTCGATGTCTTCTTCCGATAAAAAGCCTGTCTTCCTGCTCGATTCGATGTCGTTCATCTTCCGTGCCTACCACGCGATGCAGCGTCAGAGGCCCATGTCCACGCGCAAAGGCGTGCCAACAGCAGCCACCTACGTCTTCGTGAACATGATCAACAAGCTGCGCCGCGACTTCCAGCCAGAGTACTTTGCCGCCGTCTTCGACATCAGCGGACAGGTCTTCCGTGACGAACGGGCCCGCGCCATGACCAAGATCCGCAAGTTCAACATCAAGACGCAGACCTTCGACGAGATCGACTACGAGGGCTACAAAGCCAACCGCACCGAAATGCCGCCGGACCTGAAGCAGCAACTCCCCTACATCCGACGCGCCCTCGAAGCCTTCCACATTCCGATCCTGCAAGCCGAAGGATTCGAAGCGGATGACGTCATCGGTACGTTAGCAAAGAAGGCCGCAGAAGAAGGCCACCCAGTCTACGTTGTCTCGAATGACAAGGACATGCTGCAGCTGGTAAACGACGACGTAAAAGTCCTGAACCCGGTGAAAGACAACATGGTTCTCGACCGCGCCAAAGTCGAAGAAACGCTCGGTGTGCCACCCGAAAAGGTAATTGATGTCATGGCCCTACGCGGCGACTCCATCGACAACATCCCCGGCGCACCCGGCATCGGCGACAAGGGTTCTGTTGAAATCATTCAGCAATTTGGCACTCTGGACGCAGCTCTCGATCGAGCATCTGAAGTAAAGCGCAAGACCTATCGCGAATCGCTGGAGAATAACCGCGACAACATCCTACTGAGCAAAGAACTGGTGACGATCCATTGCGAAGTGCCGCTTGAACTCGACCTGAATGCGATGCGAACGCAGCCAAACGACGTGAGCGCCTGCCGCCAACTCTTCACTGAGCTTGAATTCACAACTTTGCTGAAGGAGCTTGCTCCGGCTGAAGTGGAGCACCCGGTCGAACATGTGCTCAACCCTTCAACGGAAGAGATTGAAAATTTCATTACACAAGCACGCCAAAACGGCTTCGCATTTGCTTTGCCAACATCCGAATTGGAAACGATAGCCGAGCAGGTTAGCGAGAAGGAAGCAGAGAGCGTTGAGGAGAACGAGCCGAAATTCAAGACCATGTCGCTTCTTGATCTGGCCGAAACAACAGAGCCGACTTCTTCAGGGAAACAGGAATTGCGGATTGCTGTGGCCGCCAACACCGAACAGGCGTTGCTGGCTCCGCTGAGTGCCATCAAGCAGATTCTTGAAGACGAGTCTATTTCCAAGCGTGTGCACGATCTGAAAGGTGCTCTTCGTGCCTTGGAGCATCAAGGTGTGCAACTCAGGAATGCGCTTGACGACCTGATGCTCTACTCGTATCTCATCAATCCGACCCACGCCTCTCATCGGTTGAGTGATGTTGCGGCGCGTTTCAGCAATCATCCTTTACGAGAAACGGGAGAAAATGAACTCACCGAAGCAGTGCACGCGGTGCAGACACTCACTCCAGTCTTGCGCAGTGAAGCGGATGCATTGGAAACGCGTCAGGCCTACGAAACCATCGACCTTCCGCTGGTCCCCATTTTGCTGCGCATGGAGGAAGCGGGCGTCCGCATCGACTCTGGTGTTCTACAACGGATGGGAGAACGGCTTTCGACGGAAATCCATCGGGTCGGCGAGGAGATCTACCAGCGCTCTGGACATCGCTTCAATATCAACTCACCAAAGCAACTCGGTGATGTGCTCTTTAACAAAATGAACCTGCCCAAGCCGCTCAAGTACGGCAAAGGTAAGGTAGTTTCCACTGCGCAAGATGTGCTCGAAGAACTTGCCGATCACAATGAGGTGCCGCGACTGGTTCTTGAATACAGGCAGCTCGCCAAGTTGAAGTCGAACTATGTGCATTCGCTGCCTCTGCTGGCAGATAGTGAAGGTCGCGTACATACGACGTTCAATCAAGTGGGTACAGCCACGGGGAGGTTATCATCGACGAATCCCAATCTGCAGAACATCCCGATACGTACTGAGCTAGGGCGCGAGATTCGAGCTGCATTCATCGCAGCGCCGGGCCGGGTTCTCTTCTCGGCGGATTATTCGCAGATTGAACTACGACTGATGGCGCATTTCTCCGACGATCCTTTGCTCGTTCGCGCCTATCAGACCGGACAAGACATCCACACGTTGACTGCTTCCGAGGTCTTTGGTGTTCCCGTAGACAAGATGAGCAAGGAGACCCGCAATCGAGCCAAAGCCGTGAACTTTGGCATTGTTTATGGAATCTCACCATTTGGATTAGCACAGCAACTTGGCATCGATCAGCACGAGGCGAGACTCTATATCGACACTTACTTTGCACGCTATCAGGGAGTGCGCGCTTACATTGATCATTTGCTCGAGGAAGTTCGGCGTGACCAGCGGGTGAAGACAATCTTTGGACGCGTGCGGCCCATCCCGGATATTCAAAGCCGCAATGCCAATCTCCGCGGATTTGCAGAACGCACCGCTGTCAACACCCCACTGCAGGGAACAGCAGCGGATTTGATTAAGCTGGCGATGATCCGGATCGATCGTCGATTCGCTGAAGAGAAATTGAGTACTGTGATGACTTTACAGGTCCATGATGAATTGCTCTTCGATGTGCCTGAAGACGAAGCGGATCAGGTGCAGGCTATGGTTAAGCACGAGATGGAGCACGTCGTTGAATTGAAGGTGCCCATCGTTGCTGATTGCGGACTGGGACCAAATTGGCGAGACCTGAAATAGCGCCGGTGCCTTCAGGTCCCTGCTGAGAGAGTTATGCGCCGAGCGCTTCGCGGATCGCACCGGCGATGCGGTCGGCATGATGCCGCATTGCTTCTTCAGATTCAGCTTCGATCATGACACGAGCCAGTGCTTCCGTTCCGGAATAGCGCACGACGACGCGTCCATTTTCTGCAAGCTCTGTTTCTGCCTCACGAATTGTGCTTCTGACGGTTGCAATTTCCTCCAGCGGCTTTTTCTCTTTCACGCGGACATTGACGATGACCTGCGGAAAGACTTTCAGATCCGCAATGAGTTCATGCAGCGGTTTTCGGGCACGGCGAATAATGTCGAGCACGACGAGCGCGGTCAGAAGCCCATCGCCTGTAGTCGCAAGGTGCGGGAAGAGAATATGGCCGGACTGCTCGCCACCAAGTGAAGCGTCTTCCTGCTGCATGCGCTCCAGCACGTACTTGTCACCTACGGGAGCACGCAGCATCAGAATGCCATCGCTACGCAGTGCTGCTTCGAGGCCCATGTTCGACATGGTTGTAGCTACAACCAGTCCCCGCTTGAGAAGCTTGCGCGCCAAGAGATCGCGCGCGGCGAGAAGAAGCACGGCATCTCCATTTACGACATTGCCGTGGGCATCGGCAAACAGGGCGCGATCGGCATCGCCATCGAAGGTCACACCCAAGTCTGCGCGGAGTGATTTCGTTTCGGCAGCGACAACTTCCGGATGAAGGGCGCCACAAGTCGCATTGATGTTGCGGCCAGTCGGCGAGATGTGCGTGAGATCGATTCTTCCGCCAAGCTGAGCAAACAGTTCCGGCGCTATTGCTGATGCCGCTCCATTCGCACAGTCGAGGACTAGACGTAAACCGTCGAGGCTGAGATCAGGAACGGCCTCTCGCAGAAAATCTTCGTAGTCCGCGCGAAAGCGAGGATTGACTGTTGGCGCAGTCAGAGAGGAAATGTCAGGAGCAGCTACATTTTCCAACTGGCGAAATATTTCTTCTTCGATGCGCAGTTCTATTTCATCGGGAAGCTTATAACCGTTCCCGCCGAAGACTTTGATGCCGTTGTCCTGCCAGGGATTGTGAGACGCCGAGATCACGACTCCTGCATCGAAGCCATGCGTTCGCGCAAGATACGCAACAGCCGGAGTGGTGATGATGCCGGCGCTCTCGACCTTAGCCCCCCCGCTGACGATGCCAGCGCTGAGCGCGGCTGCAATCCAGCTGCTCGATTCGCGCGTGTCCATGCCAAGGAGCAGGCGCGGATGACTATTGCTTGCTCTTACTTGGTGCGCGAGTGCCAGCCCAACCGCGTAAATGGTTTTGGGATCGAGTGGCGATTGACCGGCTACGCCGCGAATGCCATCAGTGCCGAAAAGTTTTCTCATAAGTTACGAAGTGCCTTCAGGAGTGATTTCTATTACGCGACTCTCAACACTTCCTTGAGCCAGGCGTGTTACGAGTCGTTGGTTCGGCGTCAGACTAGACGCGCTCTTGATCAGTGTTCCCGCCTCATCGAACACGAGCGCATAACCACGATTCAAAACGGCAAGTGGTGACAAAGCATGCAGCTGCCGTGCCAGATTTTGTTGCCGGATCGATAAATTGCGAACCAGGTTCTGCTGCGACAGCGCAAGGCGGCTATCGAGAGTCGTCAGCCGTTCGCGCAAAAACTGCAAACGATGTGTAACGTCTTGCCGTCGGAGACGCGCTGTGAGCAGATGCAATTGTTCCGAGAACATGCGGTTTAGCAGATTCCACCCTACTTCTATGCGAAACCGTAATTCATCCACGCGTTGCTGACGACGCGCAAAACCCTCGCGCAGGCGGGCAAATGACGTATTCACATCGAGCCGGGCGAAGCTGTCACGCGCCTGCATCAGGCGATAGCGGCAGGCACGATCAAGTCGAAGCGATAATTGCTCGACGTGCTCCTCCACTTTGTGTAGCGCGCCGGTGATAATCTCAGCTGCCGCGGACGGAGTGGGAGCACGCAGGTCGGCGACGAAATCTGCGATCGTGAAATCCGTCTCATGGCCGATGGCCGAGACAACCGGCACTTCGGACTCGGCGATGGAGCGTGCGAGAAGTTCGGAATTAAACGGTGCAAGGTCTTCTAGCGATCCGCCGCCACGGGCGATCACGATTACATCGACGTTGCGCTTGCGGTTGAAAAAGGTAATGCCAGCAGCGACTTCTGCGGCAGAAGTTTCCCCCTGCACTAAAGCCGGATAAAGCAAAATATCCAACGCTGCATGTCGGCGGCCGGCTACGTTCAAAAAATCGCGAATGACGGCGCCCGTCGGAGAAGTAATGATTCCGACGCACCTGGGAAACGCCGGTAGCGGCTTCTTGCGCTCCTGTTCGAAAAGGCCCTGCTGCTGCAGCCCCGCTTTTAGTTGCTCAAAGGCGATCTGGAGGGAGCCTGCACCGACCGGCTCCATGAATTCGGCAACAATCTGCATTTGCCCACGCTGTTCATAGACCGAGATCTTACCGCGGACCATTACGTGCAAACCATCTTCCGGACGGAAGCGGAGAAGCGAAGACTGTTTTCGGAAAAGAACAGCCGGCAGTTGCGCATCGCCGTCTTTCAAGGTGAAGTAGACATGCCCCGACGGCGCCGGGCGTAGGTTGGAGATTTCTCCTTCCACCCAAAGATCTGCATAAGCGCGCTCGATGTGAGTGCGCACTTCGCTAACGAGCTCTGCGACGTTCCAGATGCGTCGCGTTTCCGTCTTTGGTGCTTCAAAGATAAAGCCGAGCTGCGGATCGGATTCTGATGCTGTGTGATTCACAAAAGCTTAGTTTATCGCCGAAAGCGCGAAATGAGGTAGAAGACAATCGAAAGCAAAATGCTGATCAGAATGGAACTGGCCAAGGGGAAATAGAAGGACGTATTTTTGCCACGATACGTGATATCTCCGGGCAATCTGCCCAAGGGGATGCCGGTCTTGCCCAGTAGAAGAATCAAGCTGCCAACAACGAGAAATAGCAGCCCAAGGCCCACAAGCATGCGGCCAAAGTCATTCATGTTGCCAGTTTAGAACAGCCTCGCTCATCGTTGACGCGGACCCATAATTCCTGCTCTTCTAAGCGCACGAGAAAGTGAGAAGCACGTGCAGATTTTGAGCCTGATTGCCGGTATTGCGTGTTTGGTCCTGGCGTTGCTTGATGCGTTTCAGACTGTGATTCTGCCGAGGCGGGCAACGGGCAGGTTTCGTATCACGGGAGTCTTTTACATCTTCACTTGGGCGCCCTGGTCAGGGTTCGCTAATAAGATTAAGAACGAACGCAAGCGCGAGACCATGCTGAGCTTCTACGGTCCGCTTTCGCTCGTATTGCTGATCGTTGTGTGGGCCAGTGCTCTGGTCCTGGGTTTTGCGCTCATCTATTACGGGTTCGGTTCACCATTTGCCGATCCACTTGGCCGCACTGTTGGTTTGCGCTCCGACATCTATGTCAGCGGGACCACGCTCTTCACACTCGGCCTGGGAGATGTGGTGCCGCGCCAGTACCTCATCCGAGATTTCGTGATTCTCGAAGCGGGAATGGGATTGGGATTTGTCGCGATGGTGATCGGTTATTTCCCGGTCCTGTATGCGGCATTTTCGCGGCGTGAGGTCAGTATTGCTCTGCTTGATGCTCGTGCCGGCTCCCCGCCGACCGCGGTCGAGCTTCTGCACCGGCATGCCTTCGATGGTGGAAATGCCGCGTTGGTCGTTTTACTGGAAGAGTGGGAGCGCTGGTCCGCTGAGTTGCTCGAGAGTCATATTTCCTATCCTCTGCTTTGCTATTTTCGTTCCCAACATACGCATCAGAGCTGGATTGGCGCGCTTACTGCTATCCTCGATACCTGTGCTTTGCTGATATCCGGAGTGCAGGAGCGGCCAGCGCGACAGGCACAGCTTACATTTGCTATGGCGCGGCATGCGCTTGTTGATCTGGCTCAGGTTTTCTCGCTGGAACCGGTCAAAGACATGCCGGACCGGTTGACGGAGAAGCAGTTTGGGCAGGTATATGACCAGATGTGCCAGTCCGGCGTGCGACTCTGCCGTGATGCTCACTCATCCGTACGACTGCGTCAGATGCGGCAACTTTATGAAGGCTATGCCGAGGCGCTTAGCCGTTATCTTTGTATGGATCTTCCACCTTGGGTGTCTGAACATCCCCACAAAGACAATTGGCTTTCCGTCGCAAAACTTCGAGCTGACGCAGAGGCAGGGACTTTAGACGAGAGCGCCGCGGAAAATGCACGCGCGTTACTCTTCGATGAAGAACACCATCATTTTTGAATAGATAGGCCTCTTTAACCGCTCAGTGCATTTTCTGGACGTGCAGCTTTAGACACGCTCAAAGGGAATAAGATTCGAGGTACGTGTTTGTTCGACACTTGACTGGTAGGAGCGAATGGCGGCGCGGCATAATGAGCGGAACCAGAGAAAGCAAATCAGATAAAGACTACCGATGGATGAGAACACGAACAACGTGGCAGAAAACTCCGTCGGAGAGTGAATCAAATCTTATCCCGCAAGTGGATAGTTGAGCAGGGAGGCCGATCTTCCCGCGAAGGAAAAGCCGCGAGCATCTCGCGGCTTTTTCCAAGTTAGATTGAAATCAGGCTGTGACCGGTTCTAACAAGCGCGCCCAGCGCCGCTCGGGCCGCGCTTCCTGCGCTTTCTTGTGATAAGCGTAACCCGTGATCAACGGCAAAGCCAAAGTTGCTTCACTGTAAACCATCTGTTCGAAGGTGGTGTCCACCTTACCCCAGGAACTGGCTTCCTTAAGCGTGCTTGAAGAAAGGGCGCCATCGCGAACGTCAGCGACCGTGATCTGGATGGCATACTTGTGCATCGGCGCTTCGGTACCGAGGATGTCCGCAGCAACCACAATGTCCTGCGCAAAGTTCTTCGGCACACCGCCGCCGATCATCAGCAGACCCGTAGTCGGGTTCGCGATTTTCAGCTGCGTGATCTCGTAAAAGTCCTTCGCGGAGTCGATCGCAACCTTCGGCTTGTCCTGACGCTTGTGCTGATGCGCTACAAGGCCGA
This genomic window contains:
- the xseA gene encoding exodeoxyribonuclease VII large subunit; its protein translation is MNHTASESDPQLGFIFEAPKTETRRIWNVAELVSEVRTHIERAYADLWVEGEISNLRPAPSGHVYFTLKDGDAQLPAVLFRKQSSLLRFRPEDGLHVMVRGKISVYEQRGQMQIVAEFMEPVGAGSLQIAFEQLKAGLQQQGLFEQERKKPLPAFPRCVGIITSPTGAVIRDFLNVAGRRHAALDILLYPALVQGETSAAEVAAGITFFNRKRNVDVIVIARGGGSLEDLAPFNSELLARSIAESEVPVVSAIGHETDFTIADFVADLRAPTPSAAAEIITGALHKVEEHVEQLSLRLDRACRYRLMQARDSFARLDVNTSFARLREGFARRQQRVDELRFRIEVGWNLLNRMFSEQLHLLTARLRRQDVTHRLQFLRERLTTLDSRLALSQQNLVRNLSIRQQNLARQLHALSPLAVLNRGYALVFDEAGTLIKSASSLTPNQRLVTRLAQGSVESRVIEITPEGTS
- the polA gene encoding DNA polymerase I; translation: MSSSDKKPVFLLDSMSFIFRAYHAMQRQRPMSTRKGVPTAATYVFVNMINKLRRDFQPEYFAAVFDISGQVFRDERARAMTKIRKFNIKTQTFDEIDYEGYKANRTEMPPDLKQQLPYIRRALEAFHIPILQAEGFEADDVIGTLAKKAAEEGHPVYVVSNDKDMLQLVNDDVKVLNPVKDNMVLDRAKVEETLGVPPEKVIDVMALRGDSIDNIPGAPGIGDKGSVEIIQQFGTLDAALDRASEVKRKTYRESLENNRDNILLSKELVTIHCEVPLELDLNAMRTQPNDVSACRQLFTELEFTTLLKELAPAEVEHPVEHVLNPSTEEIENFITQARQNGFAFALPTSELETIAEQVSEKEAESVEENEPKFKTMSLLDLAETTEPTSSGKQELRIAVAANTEQALLAPLSAIKQILEDESISKRVHDLKGALRALEHQGVQLRNALDDLMLYSYLINPTHASHRLSDVAARFSNHPLRETGENELTEAVHAVQTLTPVLRSEADALETRQAYETIDLPLVPILLRMEEAGVRIDSGVLQRMGERLSTEIHRVGEEIYQRSGHRFNINSPKQLGDVLFNKMNLPKPLKYGKGKVVSTAQDVLEELADHNEVPRLVLEYRQLAKLKSNYVHSLPLLADSEGRVHTTFNQVGTATGRLSSTNPNLQNIPIRTELGREIRAAFIAAPGRVLFSADYSQIELRLMAHFSDDPLLVRAYQTGQDIHTLTASEVFGVPVDKMSKETRNRAKAVNFGIVYGISPFGLAQQLGIDQHEARLYIDTYFARYQGVRAYIDHLLEEVRRDQRVKTIFGRVRPIPDIQSRNANLRGFAERTAVNTPLQGTAADLIKLAMIRIDRRFAEEKLSTVMTLQVHDELLFDVPEDEADQVQAMVKHEMEHVVELKVPIVADCGLGPNWRDLK
- the glmM gene encoding phosphoglucosamine mutase produces the protein MRKLFGTDGIRGVAGQSPLDPKTIYAVGLALAHQVRASNSHPRLLLGMDTRESSSWIAAALSAGIVSGGAKVESAGIITTPAVAYLARTHGFDAGVVISASHNPWQDNGIKVFGGNGYKLPDEIELRIEEEIFRQLENVAAPDISSLTAPTVNPRFRADYEDFLREAVPDLSLDGLRLVLDCANGAASAIAPELFAQLGGRIDLTHISPTGRNINATCGALHPEVVAAETKSLRADLGVTFDGDADRALFADAHGNVVNGDAVLLLAARDLLARKLLKRGLVVATTMSNMGLEAALRSDGILMLRAPVGDKYVLERMQQEDASLGGEQSGHILFPHLATTGDGLLTALVVLDIIRRARKPLHELIADLKVFPQVIVNVRVKEKKPLEEIATVRSTIREAETELAENGRVVVRYSGTEALARVMIEAESEEAMRHHADRIAGAIREALGA
- the queA gene encoding tRNA preQ1(34) S-adenosylmethionine ribosyltransferase-isomerase QueA, with amino-acid sequence MQVSDFNFHLPEESIAQKPLGDRAASRMLTLDRKTGAYEDHHFREFPEMLREGDVLVLNNSRVIPARLFAHRAGLHTQEGHKTTGRIQVLLTEQISEWEWRVLARPGRKVLTGEKLTFGDHALCAEVIAHGEFGERTIRFEPVVDFYGVVENLGHIPLPPYIHRQDETADRDRYQTVYAESRGSVAAPTAGLHFTSEILQKIAEKGVQIAYVTLHVGLGTFQPVRVDKVEDIHLHTERYTLPETTAEAINAAKRERRRVVAAGTTTVRTLEHCASIARDGRLEPHSGATNIFISPGYEFRIVEALLTNFHLPQSTLLMLVSAFGGREHVLAAYKHAVETGYRFFSYGDCMFLSSAPQQ
- a CDS encoding DUF2905 domain-containing protein, whose protein sequence is MNDFGRMLVGLGLLFLVVGSLILLLGKTGIPLGRLPGDITYRGKNTSFYFPLASSILISILLSIVFYLISRFRR
- a CDS encoding potassium channel family protein, coding for MQILSLIAGIACLVLALLDAFQTVILPRRATGRFRITGVFYIFTWAPWSGFANKIKNERKRETMLSFYGPLSLVLLIVVWASALVLGFALIYYGFGSPFADPLGRTVGLRSDIYVSGTTLFTLGLGDVVPRQYLIRDFVILEAGMGLGFVAMVIGYFPVLYAAFSRREVSIALLDARAGSPPTAVELLHRHAFDGGNAALVVLLEEWERWSAELLESHISYPLLCYFRSQHTHQSWIGALTAILDTCALLISGVQERPARQAQLTFAMARHALVDLAQVFSLEPVKDMPDRLTEKQFGQVYDQMCQSGVRLCRDAHSSVRLRQMRQLYEGYAEALSRYLCMDLPPWVSEHPHKDNWLSVAKLRADAEAGTLDESAAENARALLFDEEHHHF
- a CDS encoding lysophospholipid acyltransferase family protein → MTRKDFTLPQRIALAIVPRLTAAILAAIGITLRFEVIAEEGAIPATPPAKGIFCFWHQCTLPCGWYFRKFRCSILISRSFDGELITRTLSILGFDAVRGSSSRGGAAGLLALQQVLESGLPVVFTADGPRGPIYQTKMGPVKLAQMTQEQISSFHLLPERAWKLNSWDRFLIPKPFSRVIVSWSRSVAPPAFDADATTLEAKREELNQAIERARLNAERRLSSEISS